A genomic window from Shewanella vesiculosa includes:
- a CDS encoding TonB-dependent receptor, with protein MKKSNLLRSACAIAVSLSLAPIAFVAQAADAGADSKVERIEVTGSRIKRTDIEGPSPVQSLNKDDIANMGFDNLQQLLERMPANGSGAFSTRGNSQDSTANGGASISLRGLGPDATLVLINGRRVGASAFAEGISNSFVDINNIPVSAIERIDILKDGASAIYGSDAIAGVVNIVLRKDIEGIELNLGYGDDNGTGYDETTASLVWGIKADKGSASIILDYFTNGTLSAEDMGRFGTANQSPYGGEDYRSSRGFPGYFYVNGVKTIDPDCPADSATSSGSCLFDYGPYNLTIPAAERVGAIGQFDYMLGEDLTAFLELSVQHNTSEAGGAPTPLDEDAGLTVPGTHPNNPFGQDIEIGRYRTVDAGARRWDIESDTMRIVAGLRGVINDWDWEVSAQRGRSESTQTGDRSQGWVRTDYLQAEIDAGNYNPFGGTMNSPDVIDRITTSLVRQGKSSITAYDASISGQAFTIADRDIMMAAGAEYREESVSDVPDEQFQRGLIFGTEAVSAFGSRDQHAVYVEFSIPVADNFELQLAGRYDSYSDFGSTTNPKVAFQWGISDEVTARGSWSTGFRAPSLAQIGLGPSEKSDFLTDSYRCAADNVDCELLDYNFVFAGNPDLEAEESETWNLGMIWAPSQQFDIGFDLFNIVQDNKIDSLQNLDVYNEHCGDQNSTICLRNAPKAGETFGTIDVIKSAFVNIGSQEVQGVDLSSHYGLELNSYGDIKFGLEYSYLISFEKEVDGNTVDYTGEYEYPQHRWLATTNWMMDDFAANVNLSYIGEFEDYNKTRTVDAQLLVDMSGSYRFNDTVKLSVGVNNVFDEEPSFAIGDGDADLYGYAMGVHNPLGRYIYTKVTMNF; from the coding sequence ATGAAAAAAAGTAACCTTTTACGCAGCGCTTGCGCTATCGCTGTCTCTCTATCTCTCGCTCCTATTGCCTTTGTTGCACAAGCTGCTGATGCTGGTGCCGATTCAAAAGTGGAACGAATTGAAGTGACGGGTTCTCGTATCAAACGGACTGATATTGAAGGACCATCACCAGTACAATCGTTGAATAAAGACGATATTGCTAATATGGGTTTTGACAACCTACAACAATTATTAGAACGTATGCCTGCCAACGGTTCTGGTGCATTCTCTACTCGTGGAAACAGTCAAGATTCTACCGCTAACGGTGGTGCATCAATCAGTTTACGTGGCTTGGGCCCTGATGCGACTTTGGTTCTTATCAATGGTCGCCGTGTTGGAGCAAGTGCATTTGCTGAAGGAATTTCAAATTCGTTTGTTGATATCAACAATATCCCGGTATCGGCGATTGAACGTATCGATATTCTTAAAGACGGTGCTTCAGCCATTTATGGTTCTGATGCAATTGCAGGTGTGGTCAATATTGTCTTAAGAAAAGATATTGAAGGTATTGAACTTAACTTGGGTTATGGCGATGACAATGGCACTGGTTATGATGAAACTACAGCCAGCCTAGTATGGGGCATAAAAGCTGACAAAGGCAGTGCATCAATAATCCTTGATTACTTTACCAATGGTACCTTGTCTGCAGAAGACATGGGCCGCTTTGGCACTGCAAACCAGTCACCTTATGGCGGTGAAGATTACCGTTCATCACGCGGCTTCCCTGGTTATTTCTATGTCAATGGCGTGAAAACCATTGACCCAGATTGTCCTGCTGATAGCGCAACATCGAGTGGGAGTTGTCTATTTGATTACGGTCCATATAACTTAACCATTCCAGCAGCTGAACGTGTTGGTGCTATTGGCCAGTTTGATTATATGTTAGGTGAAGACTTAACTGCATTTTTAGAGTTATCTGTACAGCACAACACTTCTGAAGCTGGCGGTGCACCAACGCCACTGGATGAAGATGCAGGCTTGACAGTTCCTGGTACTCATCCAAATAATCCTTTTGGACAAGATATTGAGATTGGTCGCTATCGTACAGTTGATGCTGGTGCACGTCGTTGGGATATCGAGTCAGATACCATGCGTATTGTTGCCGGTCTTCGTGGCGTTATCAATGATTGGGACTGGGAAGTATCAGCTCAACGTGGCCGCAGTGAATCGACTCAAACAGGTGACCGCTCACAAGGTTGGGTAAGAACCGATTATTTACAAGCCGAAATTGATGCGGGTAACTACAACCCGTTTGGCGGCACGATGAACTCGCCAGATGTGATTGATCGCATCACCACAAGTCTAGTAAGACAAGGTAAATCGAGTATTACTGCTTATGACGCCAGCATTTCAGGTCAAGCCTTTACTATCGCTGATCGCGATATCATGATGGCAGCTGGTGCAGAGTATCGTGAAGAAAGTGTCAGTGACGTGCCTGATGAGCAGTTCCAGCGCGGTCTGATTTTTGGTACTGAAGCCGTCTCTGCGTTTGGCTCACGTGATCAACATGCTGTCTATGTTGAGTTTTCTATCCCTGTTGCTGATAACTTTGAGTTACAACTCGCAGGCCGTTACGACAGTTACAGTGATTTTGGTTCAACCACTAACCCCAAAGTTGCTTTCCAATGGGGCATTAGTGACGAAGTCACTGCACGTGGTTCTTGGTCTACAGGTTTCCGTGCACCATCGCTTGCGCAAATTGGCTTAGGTCCTTCTGAAAAGAGTGACTTTTTAACCGATAGCTACCGTTGTGCTGCTGATAACGTTGATTGTGAGCTACTTGACTACAACTTTGTGTTTGCTGGTAACCCTGATCTTGAGGCCGAAGAGTCTGAGACTTGGAACCTGGGTATGATTTGGGCCCCAAGTCAGCAGTTTGATATTGGTTTTGATTTATTCAATATCGTCCAAGACAACAAAATTGACTCACTGCAAAACCTAGATGTTTACAACGAACACTGTGGTGATCAAAACAGCACTATTTGTTTACGAAATGCGCCTAAAGCGGGTGAAACCTTTGGTACGATTGACGTAATCAAATCAGCATTTGTCAATATTGGTTCACAAGAAGTACAAGGTGTAGATTTATCTAGCCATTATGGTCTTGAGCTAAACAGCTATGGTGATATCAAGTTTGGTTTAGAATACAGCTATTTAATCAGCTTTGAAAAAGAAGTTGATGGCAATACTGTTGATTACACTGGTGAGTACGAGTACCCACAACACCGTTGGTTAGCAACAACTAACTGGATGATGGATGACTTTGCCGCTAACGTTAACTTAAGCTATATCGGTGAGTTTGAAGACTACAACAAAACTCGTACAGTTGATGCACAGTTGTTAGTTGATATGTCTGGCTCATATCGTTTCAATGATACGGTTAAGCTATCTGTAGGTGTTAATAACGTGTTTGATGAAGAGCCATCATTTGCGATTGGCGATGGCGATGCTGATCTATATGGTTATGCAATGGGTGTACATAACCCATTAGGCCGTTATATTTATACTAAAGTCACAATGAACTTCTAA